The sequence below is a genomic window from Pseudorca crassidens isolate mPseCra1 chromosome 7, mPseCra1.hap1, whole genome shotgun sequence.
aaggctctagagcacaggctcagtagttgtggcttcagtagctgtggttcgaaggctctagggcacaggctcagtagttgtggcgcacgggctcagttgctccgtggcatgtgggatcttcccggaccagggctcgaacccgtgtctcctgcattggcaggcggattcttaaccactgcgccaccagggaagcccactaccaCTTTTTATAACCCTCAGAGGCAACATGTGCAAGTAATGAAATTACCTGTTATCTACTATTTCCTTCATTCgtttcccccttcccctgccctgtgCCGTGCTGACACTAGCAACCCCAAAGTAAAAGAAGTCCGTAAGTCACTTTTGCCAGGCTGGCACTTTTGTCCCTGGGACCTGCTGAGGTTGCCGGGACCTCCTTCTAGCCCTGGCAGAATGAAGGGCTGTGTGCCCTCGGAGAAACACCTCCCACTGACCTGAGGAAGATGAAGATGGCCTTCCGGTAAGACACACCGTCAATCTGCTCGTAGTAATCTAGGAACGGCTTGATTGCGTCAATGACCCCCGGGTGCAACTTATCCATCTCGTCAAATATGAACATGGAGCTCGCACATGCACTCACGTTACCCCGAATCCACCTCTGTAACTGGTCCTAAACCAACCATAAGAGAAGAAATAGGATGCAGGGACTCAGAAGATATGTCCAGGGGAGCAGAAGCGCTCCACTGTGCCTCATACTCAGGAAGGTGAAAAATCAGAGCTCTCTGGGGTTTAACAAAGAAAAATCGCACCCTAACCTCCACTCACTGTCTGAGAGCTTTTCCAAAACTTCATCTATAAGAAGTGGAAACCGGCAGAGAGATAGGTGCTAAAATGCAAATAAGTGTTTTCCTAACTCAAATGACGTGCCAAATGTGACTTCTTAAAGGTATCGGGGTCTAAGATACATGAATATTGATCATTTCACTGTTAACCAACCCGTAATTTTCATCTCCCTGTGGCTGGGAATCTCACGTTAATTTTACCAGACATACTGAGGCATAAGAAACTAGGCTAAGACCGGCACAGCATCCCGAGACCAGTGCCTTTTACTGGTGCAGTGAACAAAGGTGCTGACCTAGATGACATTTCACGAAAAGCGTTTGTTCCTGTATTTCTAGGGATTTATGACAGAATTTGGTAAATAAGAAAATCATTCTCTCTTTTCGGTAGTCTTCCCTGTCTTACAGTTTATGGGGCAAATATCCACTTTCACTTCCTCTTTCAGTTTCTATTCCTCATTTCAGTCCTCACCTAACAGTAGGAATGCGAACTTTCACAAGGACGTCCATTTAAATGAGAGCCCTACTGGACGACTTAACATAGCAACGCCCAGAATGTGGGCCAAGCTGACGCTGCATCACAGAAGCAGCCTTAAATGAAGTCATGTCCAAGCGAATCGTGTGACCTGCTCCACTTAACCAAGGGCTGTGATGGGGATACTGAACATACTCACTGCGCAACACAGCTACCCTGCGGACTGGGAGTCAGGAGATTTGGGTCCCAGTTTCTGATTTGCACGAAAATTCTAAGGAGCGAGTCGCCTTGCTGCTCTTGCCTCCATCTTTTAATGGAAATAACATCACCTACCCAGCTGTATTATTTTGGAATCAGCGAGAAAAAAAAGTTGCAGGAGAGTTCTGCAAATGGCAAAGGGTTGCCAGGGTGGGGGAAGTGTGCAGGGGCCTGGGGCTACCGGAGTGCAAAGGAAAGAAGCAGAGGCCGGAGTCAGGGAGCAGGTCGCCCGGATGGGTGCGAGAGGCCAGGGGATGGGATAACAGAATTCCTTGCCTGGTACAGTTTTATGTGCTGCTCGTGAGGGAAGTGCAGGGTCGACACAAACAGGTGGACAAAGTTACTCTTGAGACCTTTTGGGTGAAGATTTTCAGCCACAATTTGGCTGACAAAATTCTTGCCTGTGCCGGCCCAGCCGTGTAAGGAAAGAGTCAGTGGTTTCTTgggatttttgttgttcttgaaGCCAGTCAGCGCCTTGAGAATCACCTCTGTGGCCAGATGCTGCCCAAAGAGCTTCTCCTCCAAATTCAGCTTGAGGGCTGCAGGAGCCAGCCCgggaacaagagagaaaaatacacattaaacGTGCACCAGGAAAGCAGCGCTCTCCCCAGCTGGCCAAAGTGAGAGGCACAGGTTAGCAAGCGGTCCAGCAGGGTCTCTGCCAAACCCCAGGGTTAGCGCTGAGGCAGAACCACACGGGCTGCAGTCACACGACGCCACTTCCAAGGAAATGGActagaaaaggaaactaaatgTGTTCGTTCATCCAAGGACTGGCCCTCTCTTCACTCAGCTGCTTGCTATTTCCCCAGCCACCCCTTCCGGCTTGTAAGAAAACCGAGGGCCAAATGTGGGCTTTCTGGGCAGACGCTGCACATCTGAAAACTACTTAACAGGGGTGACATGGCGCCGAAGGGCTGCTGCTTTCAGTTTCTTCTTACTGTCATCGCAAGGAATCCAAGCTTTTAGAAAGGAACTTGGGCAGAGCCCCACGATCCGGAGAATCTGTCTCCGAAGACACGGCTTCCGAGGCTGCAGTCCGGGCCGagaccccacccctcctccttcccaccccacctcagGGTAAGCGTGGGGTGCCGGGCGCTGACGCCCGCGCGGGGCTGACCCCGCGCCCCTCGAGCCCCTCCGGGGCAGACCCGCCATACCCGACGCGTTGAGCGGCTGCTCTCGGCAGCACTCGGCGAAGCGGCAGTACAGGTCCCTGTACGACAGGTAGCCGGTGAGGGCCGACGCGGCCCCGACGGCGATGCCCAAGCTGATAGGCTCGAACGCCGCCGCCACGTGGGCCGCCAGCAGCAGCCGCAGCGCCGCGGCGACCCAGAACAGCCCAGCCGGATGCATCGCCCAGCTCGCGGCCAGCCACAGACGCTGCTAGGGCCGCTCGGGCGGCCGAGCTTGGGGACGGACTTCCGATCCGTGCGTCACCTCCGCccgcagccccccaccccgcaccgTGGGAAGGCCTTGTTGGTGAGGGGCGTGGCTCTGCGCCACCATCTTTGTGAGAGCCACGGAAAGGGGCGGCTACCTTTTAcggtttctttttcttaagagcTTCTCA
It includes:
- the TOR1B gene encoding torsin-1B isoform X1, with translation MHPAGLFWVAAALRLLLAAHVAAAFEPISLGIAVGAASALTGYLSYRDLYCRFAECCREQPLNASALKLNLEEKLFGQHLATEVILKALTGFKNNKNPKKPLTLSLHGWAGTGKNFVSQIVAENLHPKGLKSNFVHLFVSTLHFPHEQHIKLYQDQLQRWIRGNVSACASSMFIFDEMDKLHPGVIDAIKPFLDYYEQIDGVSYRKAIFIFLSNAGGDLITKTALDFWRAGKRREGIQLKDLEPALSVGVFNNKHSGLWHSGLIDRNLIDYFIPFLPLEYSHVKMCVRAEMKARGSAIDEDVVTRVAEEMTFFPKDEKIYSDKGCKTVQSRLDFH
- the TOR1B gene encoding torsin-1B isoform X2, with translation MHPAGLFWVAAALRLLLAAHVAAAFEPISLGIAVGAASALTGYLSYRDLYCRFAECCREQPLNASALKLNLEEKLFGQHLATEVILKALTGFKNNKNPKKPLTLSLHGWAGTGKNFVSQIVAENLHPKGLKSNFVHLFVSTLHFPHEQHIKLYQDQLQRWIRGNVSACASSMFIFDEMDKLHPGVIDAIKPFLDYYEQIDGVSYRKAIFIFLRSLQSIE